Genomic segment of Leifsonia sp. Root1293:
AGGTGAGCGTTCTCGCCCGCGACGTGCTGCCGTTCCTCACCCGCGGCATCAACGCCCAGACCGTCGAACCGGAAGACGTCGACAGGGCCCGCCAGCTGGCGGACGTGCTGCGAGGCACCCTCGTCGCCGAGATCGGCCGCACCTGGCTCGACGACGTCGCCGATGGCATCGCCCTGCCCGATGGACGATCGCCGGCAGTCGACGACCCCGACCTTCTCGCGCTGCGGATGAGCGGAGAGCAGCGGGTGGCCTGTGCCGCCCTGGTCGCCGCCATCTCGGCCGATCTGGAGATCGCTGCGACGTCGGTCAGCGTGGTGCTGCGGCCCAACACCCTCGCACGCCGGCGCGTGGGGGCGTCGTCGGCTGCGGCATCCGTCACCGTGCGAATCTCCGCCACGACGGATGCGGCGCCTCGAGCTCTCGGTGCGCGCGAGGCCGAAAGGCTTCTGGTGCAGTATCTCGCGGTCGTACGTGTCCTGTTCGAGGGGGTCGTCGTGCGCGTTTCAGCGGGGACCGTGACAGTAGGATTCGACTATGCCCAGCACTGAGAACGCCGCCGCAGCGCGGCCGGTTCGCGTCGGGCTGCTCGACGATCACGAGGTCATCCTCGACTCCGTCGCCAGCTGGATCGCCAGCAACGCCCCCGATTTCACCCTCGCGGTGGCCGCCAACCGCTGGCTCGACTTCGTGCGCAGTGAGGACTTCCCGGTCGACGTCGTGCTCATGGACTTCCAGCTCGTCGAACCCGTCTCCATCGAGGCGCGCATCCGCACCTGCCGGGCGGCCGGAGCCAAGGTCATCGTCATCAGCGCCCTCGACAGCTCGGAGGCCAGAGCGCGAGCGGCCTCGGCCGGCGCCCTCGCCTTCCTCTCGAAGGCGCTTCCGATGGCCGAGGTCATGGCCTCGGTGCGAACGGCCCTGCGGATGCCGATGCCCACGTCGGGTGTCGCAGACCGCGTGGCGAGCACCCCGGGCGTCACCCTCGTCAAGCCGCAGCTGAGCCCGGGCGAGCGTCAGGCCCTCGTGCTCTACGTCACCGGCCGCAGCACCATCGAGGTCGGTGAGGCGATGGACGTCAAGTACGAGACCGCCAAGACCTATCTCCGCCGCGTGCGCGAGAAGTACCAGAAGGTGGGCCGACCGGCCAGCCGCAAGACCGACCTCATCCGTCGGGCGGCCGAAGACGGTTTCCTCGAGTAATGGCCAAGCTGTACTTCCGCTACGGAGCGATGAACTCCGGCAAGAGCACTGCGCTCCTGCAGGCTGCGCACAACTACGAGGAGCGCGGTCACGCCGTGCTGCTCGCGAAGCCCTCGATCGACACCAAGGGCGACCTCGGCATCCTCTCCAGGCTCGGCGTCACCCGCGAGGTCGACTTCGTGCTCGGTCCGCAGACGGATGCCTACGCCGAGTTCCAGAGACACCGTGCGGCGCAGGTCGCAGCGACAGCACGCGACGTCAGCTGCCTGCTTGTGGATGAGGCCCAGTTCCTCACGGCAGAACAGGCCGACGACCTGCTGCGCATCGCGATCCTCGAGAACGTGCCGGTTCTGGCCTACGGCATCCGCACCGACTTCCTCACCGTCGCCTTCCCCGGCAGCCGTCGCCTGCTGGAGATCGCGCACAGCCTCGAGGAGCTGAAGACCATCTGCCGCTGCGGTCGCAAGGCGGTCTTCAACGCCCGACTCGTCGACGGTGCCTTCGTCTTCGACGGCGACCAGGTGGCGATCGACGGGGTGCACGTCGGGTACGAGTCGCTGTGCGGATCGTGCTACCTGCAGGAATCGGGCGGGCGGCTCGCCAACCGTTGAGCGTGCCTGCACCCCACCGATGGGTCTAAGTTGGCCGGTGAGGCGCGTAATCCGTTCGAAACAATGCGTCCCGCGCACGAACGCCGCCGAGCCATGTGACAAAATGAACGACGCAGTACTACGTCTGCGACAACCACAACCGGGGGACAGCAGAACCAATGGAGATACGCGACTACGTCCGCATCCTGCACAAGAGCTGGATTCTCATCGTGGTCTTCGCGCTCCTCGGAATCGGCCTCGCAGCAACGTATTCCATCCTCGTGGCGCCGAAGTACGAGGCGACGACGAAGCTCTACGTCTCCGTCCGGGCCGGTGAGACCGCCGCCACCGGCGACCTCGTTCAGGGTACAAGCTTCGCCCGCCAGGCCGTCACGTCCTACGTCGACGTCGTCGCCAGCGCCGTGGTGCTGGACCGCGTCGTCAAGGAACTCGACCTGTCGGAATCGAGCGCCCAGCTCGCGGCCCAGGTCACGGCGTCATCGCCGCTGAACACCGTCCTCATCGCGATCACCGTGACCGATGGCGATCCCGAGCAGGCGGCGCTCATCGCCAACTCCGTCGGATCCAACTTCTCCGACGTCGTTGTCAACAATCTCGAGAAGCCGTCGGGCGAGGCGCCCAGCCTGGTCAAGATCGAAACCATCCAGCCCGCCACGGCGCCGTCGCGCCCTTCGAGCCCGAACGTTCCGCTCAACCTCATTCTCGGTGCGCTGCTCGGTCTCGCCGCCGGCGTCGGCCTCGCGATCCTGCGCAGCGTTCTCGACACCCGCATCCACTCGCTCCACGACATCGAGCAGATCACCGACAAGCCGCTCCTCGGCGGCATCGCCCTCGATCCCGACGCGAAGAAGCGCCCGCTCATCGTGCACGCCGATCCGCGCAACCCGCGCGCCGAGTCCTTCCGCAGCCTTCGCACGAACCTGCAGTTCGTGAACGTGGAGGGCGGGCCGCGCAGCTTCGTGATCTCGAGTGCCGGCCCCGGTGAGGGCAAGTCGACGACGACGGCGAACCTGGCCATCTCGATGGCCGAGACCGGTGCCCGGGTCGCGCTCATCGACGGCGACCTCCGCCTCCCCAAAATCGCCGAATACATGGGCATCGAGGGTGGAGTCGGCCTCACCGACCTCCTCATCGGTCGAGCCACGCTCGCCGACGTGCTGCAGAAGTGGGGCAGGGGCAAGCTGTTCGTCCTCCCCGCCGGCCGCATCCCGCCGAACCCCAGCGAACTGCTCGGGTCGCGGCCCATGGTCGAGCTCCTCGAGACCCTCGCCGAGCAGTTCGACTACATCCTCATCGACGCGCCGCCCCTTCTCCTCGTGACGGATGCAGCAGTGCTCTCGAAGTTCACCGGCGGCACCATCCTGGTGGCCGCATCCGGAAGCACGAAGAAGCAGGAACTGGCCGGCGCCGTTCGCGCGCTGACGGCCTCCGGCGGACACCTCGCCGGTGTCGTCGTGACGATGCTGCCGACGAAGGGCCCGGACAGCTACGGCTACGGCGCATACACCTACGGCGTCATCCACGACGAGGACGAAGCGCCCTCGACGCCGCTCGAGACCCGCAGCCGGCGGAAGCGCTGATGCCGATCTCCATCCTCACCGTCTGCTCCGGAAACATCTGCCGCTCGCCGCTCGCCGAGCAGTTGCTCCGCCAGGGACTGGCCGGCGTGACGGATGCCACCGTCACGAGCGCAGGCACCATCGCCATGGTGGGGTCGCCCATGGCCCCGGAGTCGCAGGTGCTCGCTGCGCGCTACGGCGCTCAGGATGCCGCCGCGCACGTCGCACGCCAGCTGACAGCGCAGCAGATCGTCGAAGCCGATCTCGTGCTCGCCCTGTCGCGTGACCACCGTCGGGCGATCGTCGAGATGGTGCCGAGCGCTGTCAGGAAGACCTTCACCCTGCGCGAGTTCGCCCGTCTGGTCTCCGAGGTGAACGATGACGACCTGGCCGACGGATTCATCCCGGGTATGAAGCCGTTCGCATCAGCCATCGCGGTCGCATCGTCGTTCCGCGGAATCGTCGCTCCCGCCGCGTCGCCCGACGACGATGACGTCGTCGACCCCTACCGCCAGTCCAAGGCCGTCTACCAGACGTCGGCGGACCAGCTGGTTCCCGCAGTCCGCACCACCGTGTCGTTCATCGAGCGCGCCGCGTCCGTCGGTTAGTCGGTCGATCCATGGCGAGACGAAACATCGGCAGAACCGACCACTCGGCGGGGCAGCGCTTCCGCACCCTGTGGATCATCGGCATGGCCGTGCTCGGGCTGCTGGTGCTGGTTCTGGTCTACGTCGCCCTCACGCAGAATCGCACCTCCCCTGTTGCCGGCACAGTGCCGACGCCAGCGAGCTCGGCTCCTGTCGACCGCGCGACGCCGACCGTGGAACCCACAGCCGAGCCGGTGGTCGTCGTCGGCCCGCCGACCCGCAATCTCGGGGCCGTCGACGGTGAGCGCGGCTATCGCGCCAGTGTGACAGCCTGCCCCGGCGACGAACCGATCGTGCAGGCCACCGAGGACGGCGGTTCGTCGTGGACGGACTTCGCCGTGGCCGTCGATCCGGCAGTGGCATCCGTTCGCGCGATCCTTCCGGGTACGGGCGACTACGTGGCGCTCGTGACGGCCGACGCTGCCACCTGCGCGCCGCAGTTCGCCCGGTCCTATGTCGCGGGCGAGCAGTGGGAGTCGGCCGACGAGGTCGACACGACCTGGCATCTGAGCCAGGACGCCACCTCGGTCATCGCACCCGGCGGCGGGTCATCGCAGCCGTGCGAGAAGCCCGTACAGGTCGCCGCGACCAGCCAGACCGCCGCGGCCGTGCTCTGCGCCGACGGGGCGATCGTGACATCGACGGATGCCGGAGGCTCGTGGAGCGCCCCGCTGTCGATCCCGGGGGCGTCGGCCATCGGTGGCGCCGACGACGGCTATCTGGTGGTCGTCGCTCGCCAGAACGACTGCGACGGTGCTCAGATCGCTTCGATTCCGGCTGACGGCGGCACGGATGCACCCGAGCCCTCGGCCTGCCTGCAGTCCGGGGCGGCTCCGCAGGACAACGCCGTTGCTCAGGGGGGCGACGTGATCTGGTTGTGGTCGGGCGATGCTTTCGCACGCTCGACCGATGGGGGACAGTCATGGTGAAGCACAACCGAGTCCACGACATCGTCGAGGCCGGCTACAAGAAGCGGCCCGTCCGCTTCGGCTCGCAGTACCTCCTCGATGCCGTTGCGTGGTTCCTGGCGATCGGTCTCGCCGAGCTGTTCCGCTACGAGTTCGACGCCGCGCAGATCGCGATCCTGCCCCTGCTCCTGCTGTCGTGCGCCGCCGCTGCGTTCCAGTACGGCATCGGGCTCCTGTTCCACCTCTACCAGGGGCGATTCCCGTACGGCACCTTCGAGGAGGTGCGGGCGCTGAGCCTGACAGCACTGGTCGTGGCGCTCGTGCTCGGCGTCCCTGTCGCGATCCTCGGCACCCTGCTGCACACGCCGCGCAGCACGATGTTCATCGCCCTGCCCATCGCCCTGCTCTTCATGTTCTCGGTGCGCTATCTCAAGCGGCTCTACGTCGAGCGCCACACGCGCCCCGGGGATGACGCTGAACGCACGTTGATCTACGGCGCCGGGTACATCGGCACCTCGCTCATCCGCCGCATGGTCACCGATCCGCACTCCACCTACCTGCCGGTCGGGATCATCGACGACGACCCCGCGAAGCGCAATCGTCACATCGCCGGAGTGCCGGTGCGGGGATCGATCGACCAGATCGAGCGCATCGTGGGCGATACGAACGCTCGAGTGCTCGTGATCGCCGTCGCCCGCGCCGACTCCGACTTCCTGCGCCGGATCTCGGACATCGGAGCGCGCTACAACCTGTCGGTCAAGGTCATGCCGCTGCTCGAGGACATCCTCGCCGGCAAGTCGCGGGTGTCTGACCTCCGCGATATCGCCATCGAAGACATCATCGGGCGCCATCCGGTCGACACGCAGATGGAGACCATCGCCGGCTACCTCGCCGGCAAGCGCGTTCTCGTCACCGGTGCCGGCGGTTCGATCGGATCGGAGCTCTGCCGCCAGATCTCCAAGTTCCGTCCAGCCGAGCTCATCATGCTCGACCGCGACGAGACCGGCCTGCAGACGGCGCAGCTCGGAACCCGGGGCCACGGCCTGCTCGACTCCGACGAGGTCGTGCTCGCCGACATCCGCGAGGCCGACGTCATCCACCGCATCTTCGATGAGCGCCGCCCCGAGGTCGTGTTCCACGCGGCGGCTCTCAAGCACCTGCCCATGCTCGAGCAGTACCCAGACGAGGCGTGGAAGACCAACGTGCTCGGCACCCTCAACGTGTTGAACGCGGCGCGAGACGCGGGCGTGCTCACCTTCATCAACATCTCCACCGACAAGGCGGCGAACCCGACGAGCGTGCTCGGTCACTCGAAGCGGGTTGCTGAGAAGCTCACCGCCTGGATGGCCGACGAGACCGGGCTGCGTTTCCTCTCGGTGCGCTTCGGCAACGTCATCGGAAGCCGCGGCTCGATGCTGCCGACCTTCGCGTCGATGATCGAAGCCGGCGGCCCGCTCACGGTCACGCATCCCGAAGTCACGCGCTACTTCATGACTATTCCGGAGGCGTGCCAGCTCGTCGTGCAGGCAGGCGGCATCGGCAAGCCGGGGGAGGTGCTCATCCTCGACATGGGAGAGCCCGTGCGCATCCTCGACATCGCCGAGCGCATGATCGACATGTCGGGCAAGGACATCTCCATCGTCTTCACCGGCCTCCGCGAGGGCGAGAAGCTGCACGAGATCCTGGTCGGCACGGGCGAGACCGACGCGCGCCCGCTGCATCCGAAGATCTCCCACGCCAAGGTCGGCGGAATCTCACCCGAGCGTCTCGACAAGGCTGGGTGGGAAGAACGGATGCGCGCGCAACCGCGCAACAACGACACGTCGCAGGTTCCCCGGATCTCGACCGGAGGACACACATCATGACGACCGAGCGCATCTACATGTCGTCTCCCGACATGAGCGAACTCGAGGAGCAGTACCTCGTCGGCGCCCTCCGCTCGGGATGGGTCGCTCCCCTCGGACCCGACGTCGACGCCTTCGAGCGCGAGCTGGCCGAGCGCGTGGGTGTGGCGCATGCCGTTGCCCTGAGTTCGGGAACGGCCGCTCTTCACCTCGGCCTGCTGGGGCTCGGAGTGAAGCGCGACGATGTCGTGCTGACGTCGACCATGACGTTCGCCGCCACGGCGAACGCCATCGTCTACACCGGAGCGGAGCCGTTCTTCATCGACTGTCTGCCCGACACCGGCAACATGGATCCCGCTCTGCTCGAGGAGGCGCTGCAGAAGCTGACGGCAGCGGGCGAGAGGGTCGCGGCCATCGTTCCGGTCGACCTCCTCGGCAAGGCGGTCGACTACACGGCCATCGAGGCGATCGCAGCACGGTACGGCGTTCCGGTGCTGGCGGATGCCGCCGAATCGCTGGGCGCCAGTCATCGCGGCCGGGCTGCCGGAAGCTTCGGTCGCGCGTCGGTCGTGTCGTTCAACGGAAACAAGATCATGACCACGTCGGGCGGCGGCATGCTGCTGACCGACGACGAGGCGCTCGCTCAGCACACTCGGTATCTCGCCACCCAGGCCCGCCAGCCGGTCGCGCACTACGAGCACGTCGACATCGGCTACAACTACAGACTCAGCAACCTGCTGGCCGCCCTCGGCCGCGCCCAGCTGTCGCGCCTCGACGAGATGATCGCTCGCCGTCGACGCGTGCGCGACGCGTACAAGTCCCTGCTCGCCGACGTCGACGGGGTCGAGGTCTTCGGGGCTGACGGCGACGAGGCGGACAACGTCTGGCTGACCTCGATCCTGGTCGACGAGAGCACCACGGGATGGGCGCCGTCGGCGCTCAGCGCATCGCTGGCGGAGCTGAACATCGAGAGCCGACCGCTCTGGAAGCCCATGCATCTTCAGCCGGTCTTCGCCGGTTCGCGGTCGCTGGTCAACGGCAGCTCGGAGCGGCTGTTCTCCACCGGCGTCACGCTGCCCAGCGGTTCGGCGCTGTCGGGGGAGCAGATCGATCGCGTCAGCGTGGCCCTCCACGATTTCATCGGTGGTCGCTCATGACGGGCCGCCGCATTCCCTACGACACGCTCAAGCGCGGTCTCGACGTGGTCGCGTCAGGCGTCGGTCTCGTGCTCACGGCTCCGATCCAGGGCGCCGTGGCGCTCGCAGTCCGAAACCAACTCGGCTCGCCGGTGATCTTCCAGCAGGACCGCCCCGGCCGCGACGGCAGGATCTTCCGCCTCTACAAGTTCCGCACCATGAAAGACGTCGACGAGGCGGCCGGACTGGTGACGGATGCCGACCGCCTCACCCCGTTCGGAGTCTGGCTGCGCTCGACCAGCCTCGACGAGCTGCCCACGCTCTGGAACGTCTTCAAGGGCGACATGAGCATCGTCGGCCCGCGGCCTCTGCTCGTGCGCTACCTCGACCGCTACACGCCGACCCAGGCCCGCCGCCATGAGGTCCGGCCGGGCATCACCGGTCTGGCGCAGGCGAGCGGACGCAACGAGGTCGAGTGGGAGCGGAAGTTCGAGCTGGACGTCGAATACGTCGACAGTCGCAGCCTGCGACTCGACGCCAAAGTTCTGTTGTGGACGGTCCTTGCCGTGGTCCGGCGCGAGGGTGTCACGTCGGGGGAGCATGCGACCACCCATGAGTTTCTCGGAGCGTCGGACGGGGTTCGGGCATGACTCGGGACCTGATCATCATCGGCGCAGGGGGATTCGGTCGCGAGACGCTCGACATCGTTGAGGCGATCAACGCCGCGGACGTCCAGGCGAGGTATCGAGTCGTGGGCATCGTCGATGACGCGCTCGGCGAGATTGCCGGTGCACGACTCGCTGCGCGAGGGTACGCCCACCTCGGTGGGCTGGATGATTGGCTGGCTGGCGACTCGACTGCGGACTTCGTCATTGCGATCGGATCGCCCGCGGTGAGATCATCGATCGCTCGCCGGGTCGAGGGGCCGAACCGCCGAGCAGCAACCTTGATCCATCCTTCAGCGTTGATCGGATCCGAGGCGCAGATTGCCGAGGGTGTGGTCGTGTGCGCAGGGGTGAATATCTCGACGAACGTCGTCCTGGGGCGCCACGTTCATCTCAATCCCAGCGCTGTCGTCGGTCACGACGCGATCCTGTCCGACTTCGTATCCGTCAATCCGGCTGCCGTCGTGTCCGGAGACGTCGTCGTCGAATCGCGCGTTCTGATCGGCGCAGGGTCGGTCGTGTTGCAGGGCTTGGTCCTTGCGCACGGAACAACCGTGGGAGCCAGCGCCTGTGTCACGCGGAACAGTGCCCCGGATTCCGTCCTCGTCGGCGTGCCCGCCCGTCCTCTGGCGCTCGATGAGGCGAGCCGATGAGAGTACTGATCGTCTCTCAGTACTTCGCTCCGGAGCCGGTCATCCTGCCGCCGTCCATTGCTTCAGGCCTGGCTGAACGTGGCCACGAGGTCCGAGTGCTCACCGGATATCCCAATTACCCCGACGGCCGTATCGCCGCGGGCTATCGCCAACGCTGGCGCGGCCGCGAAAAGCACGGTGCATTCGGACTGATCCGTGTGCCACTGTTCATCGATCACTCGCAGAATGCGGTCCGTCGGCTTGTGAATTACGTGTCGTTCGGCCTGTCATCGGCTTCGGCCGTCGGTGCCGCGTGGCGAGCCGATGTCGTATACGTCTACGCCCCGCAGATGACCGCAGCCATCGGACCGTGGATCTGGCGCCTGTTCGGCGGGCCGCGATACGTGCTGCATATCCAGGACCTCTGGCCGGAATCCATAATCGGATCCTCGCTGGTGAGCCCTGGTCTCGTGAGCCGGCTCGCAACCCGGATGCTCGACCCCTGGCTCCGCGATGTATATCGTCGCGCAGATGCGGTCATCGCCATCGCTCCCGGGATGCGCACCACGCTCACTGAAAGAGGCTCAGACCCGACAACGACCAAACTGGTCTTCAACTGGGCGGACGAGCCCGCGGTCGCGCCCGATCGAACCGTCCAGGAAGACCATGCCGAGACGACGAAAGTCGTCTTCGCTGGCAACGTCGGCATGATGCAGGACCTTCAGACCGCCATCCGTGCTGCGTACGCCGTCCGTGACATAGCGGGGTTCTCATTGACCGTCGTGGGCGCTGGCGCTGCTCTGGCTCAAGCGCAACGCCTCCGGGACGAACTTGGAGCCGACAACGTGAAGTTCGCGGAGCGAGTGTCGCCCGACCAGATGGGTCCCATCTATCGCGACTCCGACTTCCAGCTCGTGACGTTGAAGGACCTCCCCGTCTTCCATCACACCATCCCTTCGAAACTGCAGGGTGCCTTTGCGAACGCCCGACCAGTGATCATCTCCGTTCCCGGAGATGCAGCTCGACTGGTCGAGCAGTCGGAGGCGGGTTTCGTCGCGATGCCCGAGAGCGTCGCGTCCTTGGAAGAGGCATTCCGAGCGGCCGCGGCGCTCGATCGCGACGGGCGGGCCGCGGCTGGGGCGAAGGCCCGGGCCTTCTATGACCAGAACATGTCATTCGACGAGTCGTTGACGAGAATCGAGTCGATCCTGTGCAGAGTCGCAGCATCGTCGGAACACCAACAGAGCAAAGGGATCTCCGAGTGAGTTATGCAGATGCGAAAGTCCTCGTCACCGGTGGAACCGGTTCGTTCGGGCACACGGTAGCCCGAAAGATGCTGGATGAAGGCGTGGGCGAGGTCCGGGTGCTCAGCCGCGACGAGGCCAAACAGGATCTGATGAGGCATGAGATCTCGGACGACCGAGTTCGCTTCTACGTCGGCGACGTCCGCGACTATCTCAGCGTCGAGCGTGCGTCGAAGGATGTCGACTACGTGTTCCACGCCGCCGCCCTGAAGCAGGTGCCATCGTGCGAGTTCTTCCCGATGGAGGCCGTGAGGACCAACGTAATCGGAAGCGAGAACGTAGTCCGGGCTGCTGAGGCGAACGGCGTCAGATCACTCGTCTGCCTCAGCACGGACAAGGCGGTCTACCCGGTCAATGCCATGGGAATGTCCAAGGCGATGATGGAGAAGGTGGCGCAGTCGCATGGTCTGAACAACCCCAATGCGACGACCACTGTGTCCTGCGTCCGCTACGGGAACGTCATGTATTCACGCGGAAGCGTCATCCCGCTCTTCATCCGGCAGCTGCGGGAGGGAAAGCGGCTGACGATCACGAATCCCGAGATGACGCGTTTCATGATGTCCCTCGCCGATTCCGTCGGCCTGGTCGAATTCGCATTTGCGAATGCCAAGCAGGGAGACCTTTTCATTCGTAAGGCACCCTCATGCACGGTTCGCGACCTCGCTGTGGCGATTTCGAATCTGTTCGGGGTGGACCCCGACATCAACGTGATCGGAACGCGTCACGCCGAAAAGCTGTCCGAGGCCTTGGCCAGCCGTGAAGAACTCTCCCGTGCCACCGACATGGGCGACTACTTCCGGATCGCCGCAGACGCCCGCGACCTCAACTACAGCCTCTACGTCGACGAAGGAGACGTCACACAGGCGCAGTACTCCGACTATGACTCCCACACCGTCGAACGGATGGACGTGGCGGCGGTCGAGACGCTCCTGCTGACCATCCCCGAGGTGCGGCTGGAACTCCAGAACGCCGGCCGGCCGTTCGAGCGAATCTGATGGACGCCGCTCGGGTTGCTCTCACCGGTTCTGGCGGTTTCCTCGGGTGGCATACCCGCGCGGCCCTGGCTGCGACTGGCGTCCACGTGGCCGCGATCGGCCTCGGCACGGACTTCGATGAAGTGCAGGCATCCGAGCTCGTCGCGGGTTGCGACCGGGTCATCCACCTCGCTGGAGTAAACAGGGGGTCCGATAACGAGATCACCGACGGCAACGTCCAGTTCGCACGCCAACTCCTGGCCGCGATGGAGCAAGCCGAGGTGCGACCGGGAGTGGTCACGTTCGCGAACTCGGTTCAGGCCGGCAACGGCACGGTCTACGGCTACGCCAAGAAGGCCGCCGGCGCAATCCTCCGAGACGGTTGCGCCGCGCTCGGCATCGCGTTCGAGGACGTGGAACTGCCGAACATCTTCGGTGAGCACGGGCGTCCCTTCTACAACTCTGTTTTCGCTACGTTCTCCACTCTCATCGCAGGCGGTGGCTCGCCCGTCATCGACGTCGACAAAGAGCTCGTTCTCGTGCATGCGCAGGACGCCGTCGATGTACTGACCGGGGCGGCGCCACTCGTCGCGCTCTCCGACCGGAGTCGGATCGTGTCCGTGCGCGAGTTGTCCGGGCTCCTGGAGGAGATGGGGGCCGTGTATGCATCC
This window contains:
- a CDS encoding polysaccharide biosynthesis C-terminal domain-containing protein; amino-acid sequence: MDAARVALTGSGGFLGWHTRAALAATGVHVAAIGLGTDFDEVQASELVAGCDRVIHLAGVNRGSDNEITDGNVQFARQLLAAMEQAEVRPGVVTFANSVQAGNGTVYGYAKKAAGAILRDGCAALGIAFEDVELPNIFGEHGRPFYNSVFATFSTLIAGGGSPVIDVDKELVLVHAQDAVDVLTGAAPLVALSDRSRIVSVRELSGLLEEMGAVYASGEIPDISSPFRRDVFNAYRSYTVPGSIPIGLHRHADARGSFFEILKSRGGTGQTSFSTTVPGVTRGDHFHRRKVERFVVLSGRAVISLRRLFSNEVISIEIDGDDPVAVDMPTMWSHNIRNTGSQELYTAFWTNDLFDPLNPDTFAEAV